A section of the Leptidea sinapis chromosome 26, ilLepSina1.1, whole genome shotgun sequence genome encodes:
- the LOC126972396 gene encoding THO complex subunit 3, which produces MKESKQNQTPIADLQELRNHFVSHNVIREYIAHSSKVHSVGWSCDGRRLASGSFDKTVVIFNLERNRLAQDFVFRGHTGSVDQLCWHASHPDLLSTASGDKSVRIWDARSHKCAAAISTKGENINIAWSPNGSTIAVGNKEDLVSFIDARNYKVVTEEQFNFEVNEISWNNTSDLFFLTNGLGCVHILTYPSLELQTVLKAHPGTCICIEHDPTGRFFATGSADALVSLWDVNELACLRVFSRLEWPVRTLSFSFDGRLLASASEDHIIDIGDTETGEKVAEIPVAASTFTVAWHPSRYLVAYACEDKEPPERKRDAGNLKLWGLSNS; this is translated from the exons ATGAAAGAATCGAAACAGAATCAGACGCCAATAGCAGATTTACAGGAATTACGAAATCATTTTGTTTCTCACAATGTTATTCGCGAATATATTGCTCACTCATCTAAAGTCCATTCTGTTGGCTGGTCTTGCGATGGGAGACGACTAGCTTCAGGATCCTTTGATAAAACTGTTGTCATTTTTAACTTAGAGCGTAATAGATTG gCACAAGACTTTGTGTTCAGAGGTCACACGGGTTCGGTGGATCAACTATGCTGGCATGCTTCACATCCAGACCTACTCAGCACTGCCAGTGGTGACAAATCTGTCAGAATATGGGATGCCAG GTCACATAAGTGTGCAGCAGCCATATCCACAAAGGGAGAAAATATAAACATTGCATGGTCACCCAATGGTTCAACCATTGCTGTGGGAAACAAAGAGGACCTTGTCTCATTTATTGATGCTCGTAATTACAAAGTG GTAACTGAGGAGCAATTTAATTTTGAAGTCAACGAGATATCATGGAACAATACCTCTGATCTGTTCTTTTTGACGAACGGCTTGGGATGTGTTCATATTTTGAC GTACCCGTCGCTGGAGCTGCAGACGGTCCTGAAGGCCCACCCGGGCACGTGTATCTGCATTGAGCACGACCCCACTGGCCGGTTCTTCGCCACCGGTTCAGCCGACGCGCTCGTGTCGCTGTGGGATGTCAACGAGCTGGCCTGCCTGAGGGTCTTCTCAAG ACTGGAGTGGCCGGTGCGCACTCTGTCGTTCAGCTTCGACGGTCGGCTGCTGGCGTCTGCCAGTGAGGACCACATCATTGACATTGGAGACACCGAAACTG GTGAGAAGGTGGCGGAGATCCCAGTGGCTGCGTCCACGTTCACGGTAGCTTGGCACCCGTCGCGCTACCTGGTGGCGTACGCGTGTGAGGACAAGGAGCCTCCCGAGAGGAAGAGGGACGCCGGCAACCTCAAGCTGTGGGGCCTGAGCAACAGCTGA